In a genomic window of Polyangiaceae bacterium:
- a CDS encoding Rieske 2Fe-2S domain-containing protein: MQNELVEEPPRVEPPADLGQTTNRRGALKALAAASGAIYAGALIVPVTRMLAPSSNGEAGKARWIRVGRLADVKPDEPKRVVVIADERDAYTVTRDQLLGSLWLVRKGDQVTALSAVCPHLGCSIDLNADKQSYACPCHVSKFSLAGEALSGPSPRAMDPLQVRVVDGFVEVDFRRFRQGIPTKEEVG, encoded by the coding sequence ATGCAGAACGAGCTGGTCGAAGAGCCTCCCAGGGTGGAACCTCCAGCAGACCTAGGCCAGACGACGAACCGTCGAGGTGCCCTCAAGGCGCTCGCTGCCGCGTCGGGAGCGATTTATGCCGGCGCGCTCATCGTGCCCGTCACCCGCATGCTCGCCCCCTCCTCCAACGGCGAAGCGGGAAAGGCTCGATGGATCCGTGTCGGACGCCTCGCAGACGTCAAACCCGACGAACCCAAACGCGTCGTCGTGATCGCCGACGAACGCGACGCCTACACCGTCACGCGCGATCAACTCCTCGGCTCGCTCTGGCTCGTTCGCAAGGGCGATCAAGTCACTGCGCTCAGCGCGGTTTGCCCTCATCTTGGTTGCTCCATCGACCTCAACGCAGACAAGCAAAGCTACGCATGTCCGTGTCACGTCTCCAAGTTCTCGCTCGCCGGTGAAGCCCTCTCGGGCCCGTCGCCCCGCGCGATGGATCCGCTCCAAGTACGCGTCGTGGACGGGTTTGTCGAAGTTGATTTCCGACGCTTTCGGCAAGGCATACCCACGAAGGAGGAAGTCGGGTGA
- a CDS encoding cytochrome b N-terminal domain-containing protein translates to MKLGDWIDERTGYRQLVKSFVEATVPGGARFRLRVGHGPRPDARGRRRHRRASLHGVCAECHDGVGQRCIHPAKVPAGWIVRGLHQFGAQALIVLGAVHLVHAIVRGAYRRPREFTYWLGLLLFGLIVAFALTGNPLRWDQRGFWALRVETGIMGTVPVVGTIMQEALLGGSLPGNLTLTRLYAAHAIVLPLVTGLLFAMHVMISRKHGPALETPADAVKVERYFPSQAARDLVVALLVLAVVFVLTWKHHGAPLDAPADPTSDYPARPEWYFLALYEMRKPFPGRLELIATVVLPFLVVGYLIVLPLFDKKADRGVMKRLPVLVPVALFGIGAGVLTGASLKHDAADPEFVKAVAKPKCKPRNRLRLHSRGYLPEGALAMMRNHPETRRVWLYEQHCASCHRMGEMGPPAGEDTAPDLTGFGSASWATRVLMEPDHDSMFGKTAFKGMMPSMTKPPDDPEMAKEFSPMKQEDLNAIVEFLAAQAEGKGEGMPGEKLVRQRCTGCHRFDGKTDDEESLAPELRGWGSVAWILAQIDNPGSGKTYPKGAMDPKLEGTHAGIAEKLSDADRKLLASFVQMQAKNKVK, encoded by the coding sequence GTGAAACTCGGCGATTGGATTGACGAACGCACGGGCTACCGACAGCTCGTGAAAAGCTTCGTGGAAGCGACCGTGCCTGGAGGCGCTCGTTTTCGCTTACGCGTGGGGCACGGCCCTCGGCCTGATGCTCGTGGTCGTCGCCGTCACCGGCGTGCTTCTCTCCACGGTGTATGCGCCGAGTGCCACGACGGCGTGGGCCAGCGTTGCATACATCCAGCAAAAGTGCCCGCCGGTTGGATCGTCCGCGGCCTGCATCAGTTCGGTGCGCAAGCGCTCATCGTCCTCGGCGCCGTGCATCTCGTGCACGCCATCGTCCGAGGTGCGTACCGAAGGCCGCGCGAATTCACCTATTGGCTCGGCCTTTTGCTCTTCGGCCTCATCGTAGCCTTCGCGCTCACCGGCAACCCTCTGCGCTGGGATCAACGCGGATTCTGGGCGCTGCGTGTCGAAACCGGCATCATGGGCACCGTGCCCGTCGTCGGCACCATCATGCAAGAAGCGCTTCTCGGCGGCAGTTTGCCCGGGAACCTCACCCTCACGCGCCTCTACGCCGCGCACGCCATCGTCTTGCCGCTCGTGACGGGCCTGCTCTTCGCCATGCACGTCATGATCTCGCGAAAGCACGGCCCGGCCCTCGAAACGCCCGCGGACGCGGTCAAAGTCGAACGATATTTCCCATCGCAAGCTGCGCGTGATCTCGTCGTCGCGCTGCTCGTCCTCGCCGTCGTCTTCGTTCTCACGTGGAAGCATCACGGCGCGCCGCTCGACGCTCCGGCCGACCCGACGAGCGATTATCCGGCGCGTCCCGAATGGTACTTTCTTGCGCTCTACGAAATGCGCAAGCCGTTTCCGGGACGCCTCGAGCTCATCGCGACGGTCGTGCTTCCATTTCTCGTCGTCGGGTATCTCATTGTGCTCCCGCTCTTCGACAAGAAGGCCGATCGAGGTGTGATGAAGCGCCTCCCGGTGCTCGTTCCGGTGGCGCTTTTTGGCATTGGCGCGGGCGTTCTCACGGGCGCGTCGCTCAAGCACGACGCAGCGGATCCCGAATTCGTCAAGGCTGTTGCAAAGCCGAAGTGCAAGCCAAGAAATCGCTTGCGATTGCATTCGAGGGGGTACCTCCCCGAGGGTGCATTGGCGATGATGCGCAATCATCCTGAAACGCGGCGCGTGTGGCTATACGAGCAGCATTGTGCGAGCTGTCATCGCATGGGCGAAATGGGACCTCCGGCCGGCGAGGACACGGCGCCGGACCTCACGGGGTTTGGCTCGGCGTCATGGGCTACGCGCGTGCTCATGGAGCCGGATCACGATTCGATGTTCGGCAAGACGGCATTCAAAGGCATGATGCCGAGCATGACGAAGCCGCCGGACGACCCTGAAATGGCCAAGGAATTCTCGCCCATGAAGCAGGAGGACTTGAATGCCATCGTGGAATTCTTGGCGGCGCAAGCCGAGGGCAAGGGCGAGGGAATGCCTGGCGAAAAACTCGTGCGACAGCGGTGTACGGGTTGTCATCGATTCGATGGGAAAACCGACGACGAAGAATCGCTTGCACCGGAGCTTCGAGGTTGGGGATCTGTGGCGTGGATATTGGCGCAGATTGACAATCCTGGCAGTGGCAAGACGTATCCCAAGGGCGCGATGGACCCGAAGCTCGAGGGGACACATGCCGGCATTGCGGAAAAACTGAGCGACGCCGATCGCAAGCTATTGGCGTCGTTCGTGCAAATGCAGGCGAAGAATAAAGTGAAGTAA
- a CDS encoding GFA family protein, which translates to MRSRHAQCSCGQLRVTCDGDPIRVSICHCLACQRRTGSPFGQQARWPADKVKIEGVATSFVRIGDSGVTVTFRFCPTCGSNVYYDVADMPGVIAVPVGAFADPNFPPPTFSVYEARKHGWVNVPESIEHMD; encoded by the coding sequence ATGCGTTCACGACACGCCCAATGCAGTTGCGGGCAGCTACGGGTCACATGCGACGGCGACCCGATCCGCGTATCGATATGCCACTGTCTCGCGTGCCAGAGACGAACGGGGAGCCCGTTCGGACAGCAAGCACGCTGGCCAGCCGATAAAGTGAAAATCGAAGGCGTCGCGACGAGCTTCGTCCGCATCGGTGATTCCGGCGTGACGGTCACGTTTCGGTTCTGCCCTACGTGCGGATCGAACGTGTATTACGATGTCGCCGATATGCCCGGTGTCATTGCGGTACCGGTGGGTGCCTTTGCAGACCCGAACTTCCCGCCGCCTACGTTCTCGGTGTACGAGGCGCGAAAACATGGCTGGGTGAACGTGCCCGAAAGCATCGAGCACATGGATTGA
- a CDS encoding transposase domain-containing protein — MRRGTLKKQEAAWRRCFSDGQFEIDNGEAERRLRWVALGRKNSGLQDLTPAQKGSPGCTLTGSCHKNGLNPLEYLTDVIEKLQSDWPMSRLDEFLPNVWRPGIA, encoded by the coding sequence ATGCGGCGCGGTACGCTGAAAAAGCAAGAAGCTGCGTGGCGTCGGTGCTTCTCGGATGGCCAATTCGAGATCGACAACGGCGAAGCCGAAAGACGATTACGTTGGGTTGCGCTAGGTCGAAAGAATTCTGGTTTGCAGGATCTGACGCCGGCGCAGAAAGGCTCGCCGGGCTGCACGCTCACCGGATCCTGTCACAAAAACGGGCTCAATCCGCTGGAATACCTGACAGACGTGATCGAAAAGCTGCAATCCGACTGGCCTATGAGTCGCCTGGATGAGTTCTTGCCCAACGTCTGGCGCCCGGGCATTGCCTGA
- a CDS encoding transposase: MWAYSGRGLVAFHYTPNWKADGPAEFFDGFRVYLQGDGYAGYEKALRDAMDGDTGDRSGRASSRLRDAHSAQIRGSCEARRCPSGRGDWISSRRSTTSKREYKEHKLSSEDRLAQRTLGSVPLVDELYQWIRDVKPQAIPENTALRCGAVR; this comes from the coding sequence TTGTGGGCGTATTCGGGGCGGGGACTCGTCGCATTCCACTACACGCCGAATTGGAAGGCGGATGGGCCGGCAGAATTTTTCGATGGTTTCCGCGTCTATTTGCAAGGCGACGGGTACGCCGGGTACGAAAAAGCGCTTCGAGATGCCATGGATGGCGATACGGGAGATCGTTCCGGCAGAGCGTCGTCTCGGCTGCGGGATGCACATTCGGCGCAAATTCGAGGAAGCTGCGAAGCTCGGCGATGTCCGAGCGGCCGTGGCGACTGGATTTCTTCAAGGCGATCTACAACCTCGAAGCGCGAATACAAGGAGCACAAGCTTTCCAGCGAAGATCGGCTCGCGCAAAGGACGTTGGGCAGCGTGCCGCTCGTGGACGAGCTCTATCAATGGATTCGAGACGTCAAGCCGCAAGCGATTCCGGAAAACACCGCTCTACGATGCGGCGCGGTACGCTGA
- a CDS encoding transposase, producing MPLYRQCKEFARMGVPLSTSTIGDWSAFALDVLAPVAGRVAEKVIASPVHQCGRHGFAGARKETIQMA from the coding sequence ATGCCGCTTTATCGGCAATGCAAGGAATTCGCGCGCATGGGCGTACCGCTGTCGACATCGACGATCGGAGACTGGTCGGCTTTTGCGCTCGATGTGCTCGCTCCAGTTGCTGGGCGCGTCGCGGAAAAGGTGATTGCATCCCCAGTACATCAATGCGGACGACACGGGTTTGCCGGTGCTCGAAAGGAGACCATCCAAATGGCGTGA